From a single Dysidea avara chromosome 14, odDysAvar1.4, whole genome shotgun sequence genomic region:
- the LOC136244459 gene encoding uncharacterized protein, giving the protein MATLESLGSSMESFIKEKVEIERFTYSELSQQLQTAYPGEKGFSARSLQRYCRAKGISKTSKIDDNMLDDVVAEAVSMDTVYFYAEWAGVQRCFTVLRWTCAVCTITEE; this is encoded by the exons ATGGCTACTTTAGAGTCACTTGGATCTTCTATGGAGAGTTTTATAAAAGAGAAAGTAGAAATAGAACGTTTCACTTACTCTGAGTTGAGCCAGCAGTTGCAGACAGCATATCCCGGAGAAAAGGGCTTCAGTGCACGCTCGTTACAGCGTTATTGCAGAGCAAAGGGAATAAGCAAGACATCAAAAATAGACGATAATATGTTAGATGATGTGGTGGCGGAAGCAGTTTCAATG GATACAGTGTACTTCTATGCTGAGTGGGCAGGAGTACAGCGATGTTTTACCGTCCTAAGATGGACGTGTGCAGTTTGTACTATAACTGAAGAATGA
- the LOC136244443 gene encoding uncharacterized protein, giving the protein MENIATRHLKKWLNLPRNATRAVLYYPGVCCPSISQVSKQAKLSLLSCISASSDDQIQELGLQLHLGDEYLQTQSSDYSILSKARSQLSSIPMARHLYLQSKKLAAADERSRYDKHLDTLSVQCKLKDSVSLESCCGTWNRLLLGCNPGQLSFILRAASDTLPTPVNLQRWNIQCSAKCILCGGTQPTTAHILGGCPSALTQGRYTYRHDQVLDCLFTELSKVLTDQCIVYADLPGRRASDSPQATIPPALLITPYRPDIVIHNKESNSVALLELTCPLDSVRHLELARDRKLKKEEYQLLLSELDRLGIVNFYDTIEMSVLGHYLPSSLSSFWNCVNFIQNNFTMLKSQCKRIFDLAAAISISSSRRIFMAKSCQEWCVDF; this is encoded by the coding sequence ATGGAAAACATTGCCACTCGGCACCTCAAGAAATGGCTAAACCTCCCAAGAAATGCCACCCGCGCTGTGTTATATTATCCAGGGGTGTGCTGTCCAAGCATCTCTCAGGTTTCTAAACAGGCAAAATTGAGCCTTTTGTCCTGCATTAGTGCATCTTCTGATGATCAAATTCAGGAATTGGGTCTGCAATTACATTTGGGAGATGAGTATTTGCAGACACAAAGCTCGGACTACTCCATCCTATCTAAAGCCCGCTCTCAGCTGTCATCCATCCCAATGGCTCGTCACCTTTACTTGCAGTCTAAGAAGCTGGCTGCTGCTGATGAGCGCTCACGCTATGATAAACACCTAGACACACTATCTGTCCAATGTAAGCTGAAGGACTCAGTGTCTCTTGAATCTTGTTGTGGTACCTGGAACAGATTGTTACTGGGATGCAATCCAGGCCAGCTTTCCTTTATTCTTCGGGCTGCCTCTGACACTCTCCCCACACCGGTCAATCTGCAAAGATGGAACATCCAATGCAGCGCAAAGTGCATACTGTGTGGCGGTACTCAACCAACCACTGCGCATATTTTGGGCGGCTGCCCCAGTGCATTGACACAGGGTCGCTATACATATAGGCATGACCAAGTTCTGGACTGTTTGTTCACTGAGCTTTCTAAAGTTTTGACTGATCAGTGCATCGTTTATGCTGACCTACCTGGAAGGCGAGCAAGTGATTCCCCTCAGGCAACAATACCTCCCGCTCTTCTCATTACGCCGTATCGCCCTGATATTGTGATTCACAATAAAGAAAGTAATTCAGTAGCCTTATTGGAGCTTACTTGTCCACTGGACTCTGTCCGTCACCTTGAACTTGCAAGAGACCGtaaacttaaaaaggaagaatATCAACTACTTTTGTCTGAGCTAGATCGCCTTGGCATTGTTAACTTTTATGACACAATTGAGATGAGTGTACTGGGTCACTATCTGCCAAGTTCATTATCTTCTTTTTGGAACTGTGTGAACTTCATTCAAAATAATTTCACTATGTTAAAATCTCAATGTAAGAGAATCTTTGATTTAGCAGCGGCAATTTCAATATCCTCTTCTAGGAGAATATTTATGGCGAAGAGCTGCCAAGAATGGTGTGTGGACTTTTGA